A single Filimonas effusa DNA region contains:
- a CDS encoding winged helix-turn-helix transcriptional regulator: MMTCKDFEKDHKKEMRAIQDSMDVLNGKWKIAVISSICYYNKRRFSDILGDIDGISNKMLSKELKELELNKLIKRTVLDTQPVTVHYELTAHGKTLQTIINNLTDWGIKHRKVIIGK; encoded by the coding sequence ATGATGACGTGCAAAGATTTTGAAAAGGATCACAAAAAGGAAATGAGGGCCATCCAGGATTCGATGGACGTATTAAACGGGAAATGGAAAATAGCCGTTATCTCGTCTATCTGCTATTACAACAAAAGAAGGTTCTCCGATATACTGGGCGACATAGACGGCATATCCAATAAAATGCTGAGTAAAGAATTAAAAGAACTGGAATTAAACAAACTCATCAAACGAACTGTTTTAGATACACAGCCTGTAACTGTTCACTACGAACTCACAGCGCATGGTAAAACATTACAAACGATCATCAACAACCTCACAGATTGGGGAATAAAACACCGCAAGGTGATCATAGGAAAATAA
- a CDS encoding nuclear transport factor 2 family protein yields MNLSNKEILEKANAAITRGDYEEFLSFCSDDTEWTFVGDKTLQGKEAVRQYMATAYIEPPKFTVENLIAEDGFVTALGQISMKSAEDGQMIHYAYCDVWRFHNGKMIGLKAFVIKSASK; encoded by the coding sequence ATGAATTTAAGCAATAAGGAAATACTGGAAAAAGCAAACGCGGCTATTACCAGGGGCGATTATGAAGAATTTCTGTCTTTTTGTTCAGATGATACTGAATGGACATTTGTAGGCGACAAAACCCTGCAAGGAAAAGAGGCAGTAAGACAATATATGGCAACAGCATACATAGAGCCTCCCAAATTCACAGTCGAAAACTTAATTGCAGAAGACGGCTTTGTCACAGCGCTTGGCCAAATCAGTATGAAGTCCGCCGAAGACGGGCAAATGATTCATTATGCTTACTGCGATGTCTGGCGATTTCATAACGGCAAAATGATCGGATTAAAGGCTTTTGTCATCAAATCAGCATCAAAGTAG